From one Myxococcales bacterium genomic stretch:
- a CDS encoding dinitrogenase iron-molybdenum cofactor biosynthesis protein produces MKVAITSSGKSPDSEVDQRFGRASYFAIYDTENDTFSFADNAQNFNAANGAGIQSAQNVASAGAQVLITGNCGPKAFRTLSAAGIKVVIGATGTVKEAATKFKNGEMSYATDANVEGHW; encoded by the coding sequence ATGAAAGTCGCGATAACATCATCCGGCAAATCACCGGATAGCGAGGTCGATCAGCGTTTCGGACGCGCCTCTTATTTCGCAATCTACGACACTGAAAATGACACATTTTCCTTCGCCGACAACGCGCAGAATTTTAATGCTGCAAACGGCGCTGGGATACAATCGGCTCAGAATGTCGCATCGGCTGGCGCGCAGGTACTCATAACTGGAAACTGCGGTCCGAAAGCCTTCAGAACTCTCTCGGCGGCAGGAATTAAAGTCGTAATAGGTGCAACCGGCACAGTCAAAGAAGCCGCTACAAAATTCAAAAACGGCGAGATGTCATACGCCACCGATGCAAATGTAGAGGGGCATTGGTGA
- a CDS encoding 4Fe-4S binding protein, which produces MKELVIISGKGGTGKTSVTASLAVLAENAVLADCDVDAADLHLILEPAASEQGEFKSGQLATIDEDSCIACGQCEAVCRFGAVTKADNTYRIDPLGCEGCKTCEIVCPANAISMRENICGKWYISKTRCGTMVHAALKPGSENSGKLVSLVRKKAREQAEKSGTSMIIVDGPPGIGCPVIASIGGASMVMIVTEPTQSGLHDLKRVIGLAAHFKVPACACINKYDINEDLSYSIEKFCNNNGVEVLGKIPYDLNVTKSMLKKKSIVEYSDGDSSAEIRNIWTAIKLKLRN; this is translated from the coding sequence ATGAAAGAGTTGGTAATCATAAGCGGTAAAGGAGGAACCGGCAAAACGAGCGTCACAGCCTCGCTTGCCGTTCTGGCTGAAAACGCGGTGCTCGCCGATTGCGATGTCGATGCGGCGGATCTGCACCTAATTCTCGAACCTGCAGCGAGCGAGCAGGGAGAATTCAAGTCAGGGCAGCTGGCCACGATAGATGAGGATTCCTGTATAGCTTGCGGTCAGTGCGAAGCTGTTTGCCGTTTCGGTGCCGTAACAAAAGCTGACAATACGTACAGGATAGATCCGCTGGGATGTGAAGGATGCAAGACATGCGAAATAGTCTGTCCCGCAAATGCGATATCGATGCGCGAGAATATTTGTGGAAAATGGTATATCTCCAAAACCAGATGTGGAACGATGGTCCATGCAGCCTTAAAACCGGGAAGTGAAAATTCCGGCAAACTCGTCAGCCTGGTGCGAAAGAAGGCGCGCGAGCAGGCGGAAAAATCAGGCACCAGCATGATAATCGTGGACGGACCTCCCGGGATAGGATGCCCCGTCATAGCCTCTATAGGAGGCGCCTCTATGGTGATGATAGTCACCGAACCGACGCAGTCAGGGCTTCATGACTTGAAAAGGGTTATCGGTTTGGCCGCACATTTTAAGGTGCCGGCCTGCGCATGCATAAATAAGTACGACATCAATGAAGATTTATCCTATTCGATAGAAAAATTTTGCAACAACAACGGCGTAGAGGTACTAGGCAAAATTCCATACGACCTGAACGTAACCAAGTCGATGCTGAAGAAAAAAAGCATAGTTGAATATTCGGATGGAGATTCATCCGCGGAAATTCGAAACATATGGACTGCTATAAAACTTAAACTCCGAAACTAG
- a CDS encoding ATPase: MKIAIPVTDGKLCMHFGHCEEFALFKVDATNKSVLGKEVISAPPHQPGLLPGWLADRGADVVIAGGMGSRAQDLFSEKKIKVVVGACGENPEDIVKDYLNGSLQTGNNACDH, encoded by the coding sequence ATGAAAATAGCGATACCTGTAACCGATGGAAAGTTGTGCATGCATTTCGGTCACTGCGAAGAATTCGCGCTCTTCAAAGTGGATGCGACCAACAAATCTGTGCTGGGCAAAGAAGTGATATCCGCCCCGCCGCACCAGCCTGGACTTTTGCCCGGATGGCTTGCGGATAGAGGAGCCGATGTAGTAATTGCAGGTGGAATGGGTTCTCGCGCCCAGGACCTTTTCTCCGAAAAGAAAATAAAGGTCGTAGTCGGCGCCTGCGGAGAAAATCCTGAAGATATCGTAAAAGACTACCTGAACGGCTCACTACAAACAGGCAATAACGCCTGCGACCACTGA
- a CDS encoding radical SAM protein: MTLNQGPSYLELSRCGELESRASAAIEAMERCDLCPRGCRVNRASGEIGFCRVGRKAGVASHNLHFGEEPPITGTKGSGTIFFTGCNMRCKFCQNYPISQNGNGEIVSAERLAEMMLSLQGRGAHNINLVSPSHMAAQFLESLCIAAKKGLRIPIVYNSSGYEGMKALKLLDGVIDIYMPDIKYATAEAAKFCSSAPDYWRHARPAIIEMYRQVGALQMDEEGIGVRGMLIRHLVLPNGLASSREIFRFVAEELGTDIPVNLMSQYFPAHAAVDDPILRRKITKEEFEAAKEALLEFNLVEGWMQEME, translated from the coding sequence ATGACTTTAAATCAGGGACCATCATACTTGGAACTGTCGCGATGCGGGGAGCTTGAATCGCGGGCATCCGCCGCAATTGAGGCGATGGAGCGTTGCGACCTCTGTCCACGCGGCTGCAGAGTCAACAGGGCCTCCGGCGAGATCGGATTTTGCCGCGTGGGAAGAAAGGCCGGCGTTGCAAGCCACAATCTCCATTTCGGCGAGGAACCACCGATCACCGGAACGAAGGGATCGGGCACGATCTTTTTCACCGGATGCAATATGCGCTGCAAGTTCTGCCAGAACTATCCGATAAGCCAGAACGGAAATGGTGAGATAGTCTCTGCCGAGCGCCTCGCTGAAATGATGCTATCGCTTCAGGGGCGCGGCGCGCATAATATCAACCTAGTCAGTCCGTCGCACATGGCCGCACAATTTTTGGAATCGCTTTGCATCGCTGCAAAGAAAGGGCTGCGCATTCCGATCGTTTACAACTCAAGCGGCTATGAGGGGATGAAAGCATTAAAACTCCTCGATGGAGTTATCGACATATACATGCCCGATATAAAATACGCTACCGCAGAGGCCGCGAAATTTTGCTCGTCGGCCCCGGACTACTGGAGGCATGCGCGCCCTGCGATCATTGAAATGTATAGACAGGTCGGAGCTCTCCAGATGGATGAGGAAGGAATAGGAGTTCGCGGCATGCTGATACGCCATCTCGTCCTGCCGAATGGACTTGCATCCTCCCGCGAAATTTTCCGCTTCGTCGCGGAGGAACTTGGTACCGACATCCCCGTAAATCTGATGAGCCAGTACTTTCCTGCTCACGCCGCTGTCGACGACCCGATTCTTCGGCGCAAAATCACCAAAGAGGAATTTGAAGCGGCAAAAGAAGCGCTCCTTGAGTTCAATCTCGTCGAGGGATGGATGCAGGAGATGGAATAA
- a CDS encoding P-loop NTPase has product MKIVVGSGKGGTGKTTVSLGLSLSLAENKMPVQYIDCDVEEPNAHLFFKEAEFQKRDVEVLVPEIDKAQCNFCEECAKFCAYNALAIFPNTALVFNEMCHSCGGCKIVCPQGAISEVKRKIGEIHTAIANNKVQISYGKLNVGETQSPPLIRAVKKEIADKNIAIIDAPPGTACPFVETIRHGDFCLLVTEPTPFGLHDLKTAVEVVSLIGVPFGVLINRSDIGDSSVEEFCSNEKIPVLMKIPNDRNIAVAYSNGMPITEADPKYKLEFMELHRKIYERVGNHKR; this is encoded by the coding sequence ATAAAAATAGTGGTCGGCAGCGGCAAGGGAGGAACCGGCAAGACAACCGTCTCGCTCGGGCTCTCCCTTTCACTCGCTGAAAACAAAATGCCCGTGCAATACATCGACTGCGACGTAGAGGAACCAAACGCCCACCTCTTTTTCAAGGAAGCTGAATTCCAAAAAAGGGACGTCGAAGTTCTGGTGCCGGAAATAGACAAGGCGCAGTGTAATTTCTGCGAAGAATGCGCAAAGTTCTGCGCCTACAACGCGCTCGCGATATTTCCGAACACCGCACTGGTATTTAACGAAATGTGCCATAGTTGCGGCGGGTGCAAGATAGTCTGCCCACAAGGCGCCATCTCCGAAGTAAAAAGGAAGATCGGCGAAATACACACGGCTATCGCAAATAATAAAGTACAAATATCCTACGGGAAATTAAATGTGGGGGAGACCCAATCACCTCCTCTTATCCGTGCTGTTAAAAAAGAAATTGCTGATAAAAACATAGCGATAATAGACGCCCCGCCCGGGACGGCATGTCCATTCGTTGAAACGATAAGGCATGGTGACTTCTGCCTGCTCGTTACCGAACCTACGCCCTTTGGATTGCACGACCTCAAAACAGCGGTCGAGGTCGTAAGCCTCATCGGAGTGCCTTTCGGCGTACTCATCAACAGATCGGATATAGGCGATTCCTCTGTGGAGGAATTTTGCTCGAATGAAAAAATACCTGTGTTGATGAAGATACCAAACGATCGGAATATAGCCGTGGCATATTCCAACGGCATGCCGATAACCGAAGCTGATCCAAAATATAAACTGGAGTTCATGGAGCTCCACAGGAAAATTTATGAAAGAGTTGGTAATCATAAGCGGTAA
- a CDS encoding DUF5320 domain-containing protein: MPRGDGTGPMGGGAMTGRGMGFCGGYRTGGFANYGRGFFGAGRGGRGMGCRNYYRWVNNVPQEYAPISPEEEKKYVAEDIKELELELQKLKKHMADLEAASKKKE, encoded by the coding sequence ATGCCAAGAGGAGATGGAACTGGACCGATGGGAGGAGGGGCTATGACCGGAAGAGGAATGGGCTTTTGCGGAGGGTATCGCACAGGCGGCTTTGCCAATTATGGACGAGGTTTTTTCGGCGCCGGGCGCGGAGGAAGAGGAATGGGATGTCGTAATTACTATAGATGGGTGAACAACGTCCCGCAGGAATACGCACCGATATCACCTGAAGAGGAAAAAAAGTACGTCGCTGAAGATATCAAGGAGCTCGAACTGGAACTTCAGAAACTGAAAAAACATATGGCCGACCTTGAAGCGGCCTCTAAAAAGAAGGAGTGA
- a CDS encoding DUF134 domain-containing protein: MVRPQKLRKIGCTPESRYFKPRATPLSELIEVVLPHDELEAIRLLDLEGLYQEEAAEKMGVSRPTIGRILARARKTIADALINGKAIKIEGGKIATNQMPPDFPRSRGRHRRGGRK, from the coding sequence GTGGTCCGACCGCAGAAATTGAGAAAGATAGGGTGTACTCCTGAATCGCGTTATTTCAAGCCGAGGGCAACTCCCCTTTCCGAGCTAATCGAAGTGGTTCTGCCCCACGATGAACTCGAGGCCATACGCCTGCTCGATCTTGAAGGGCTTTATCAGGAGGAGGCAGCGGAAAAAATGGGGGTTTCCAGACCCACAATCGGCAGAATTCTCGCACGGGCGAGAAAAACTATCGCAGACGCTCTCATCAACGGCAAGGCGATTAAAATCGAGGGCGGAAAGATAGCGACGAATCAGATGCCGCCCGATTTCCCCAGAAGCAGGGGGAGGCACCGCAGGGGCGGCAGAAAATAA